From Gemmatimonadota bacterium:
CGCCTACCTGTTCCTGCGACGTCGCACGCCTGCGCCGTCAGCAACAGACAGCTAGGCCGGTCCGTCCGTGACTGGCTGGCCTGCGGGCGTCAATCGTGTTCTCCTGTCAGACAGGTCTGCCTCGACTGGGTTTCCTCGACTGGACCGCCAATCAGGGTATGTAGACCAGTCCGCCCGCGGGTCCGAGGGGGATGCCCATCGCCATCCAGGCCACGAGGAGAACCGTCCAGATGACGGCGAATACCACAGTGTAGGGAAGCATCGTGGTGATCAGCGTCCCCATGCCCCCCCTGGGCACGAACTGGCGCATGAAGACCAAGATGATCACCAGGTAGGGGTTCAGGGGCGTGATGATGTTGCTTACGGAGTCGCCGATCCGGTAGGCCGCCTGTGTCAGCTCGGGACTGATGCCCACCATCATGAACATGGGGATGAAGATCGGCGCGAATAGGGCGTACTTGGCGGACATGGAGCCAATCAGCAAATTGAACGCCAGCGTGACGAGGATAAAGGCGATCATCAGCATCCACGCCGGCATCTGCGCCTGGCCGAGGGCCTGGCCGCCGGCCATCGCCAGCATCTGGCCGAGTCCCGAATACTGGAAGTAGGCGATGAACTGGGCGGCGAAGAAGGCCAGGACGATGATCGGGGCCATGGTGGCGATCGTTTCGATGAGCAGCCGGGCCGCGTCCTTGTCGCTCTTGATAGCGCCTACCGAGATCCCGTACACGATGCCGGGCAGGATGAAACAGAAAAGCAGCAGGGGTACGATGGCCTCCACCCACCGGTCGAACAGACTGCCGGTGCCGTGCAGCGGAGCGCCGGGCCACAGGATCATGAACACGATGGCCGAAAGTACCGCCAGGAACGCCAGGGACGCCCGGGCCATGCCCCGCTTCTCCACGGCGGTCAGGGCGTGTTCTTCCGGACCGTCAGACGACGCGGGCGCGGGGCCGCCTTCCTCGGGCGGCTTGCCCGCCAGGCGCCGCTCGACGAACCAGGCCGTGACGAGCCATCCCGCCAGGGTCATGACGACCGTCGACACGATCATGAAATACCAGTTGCACGTGGCAGCGACCTGGTAGGCCGCGTCGATCGTCTGCGCCCCGGCCGTGGACAGGCCGGCCAGCAGTGGATCCAGGCCCGTCACGAAAAGGTTGGCGTTGAATCCCGCGGACACCCCCGCGAATACGGCGGCAAGTCCGGCCAGCGGCGACCGGCCAACCGCCTTGTACAGCGCGGCCGCGAGGGGTGGAAGTATGACGTATCCGGCGTCGAGCGTCATGGACGACATGATGCCGATGAAGACCATGGCCGGGGTCAGCAACCGGCCCGGGACCGCCAGCATGAACGCCTTGAGCAGGGCGCCGATCATGCCTGTCCGCTCCGCCACGCCGATGCCCAGCATCCCGACCAGCACGACGCCGAGAGGCGGAAACCGCATGAAGTTCTCCACCATGTTGGCCACGACCCAGAAGAGCCCGTCTCGGGAAAGCAGGCTGGTGGACCTGAAAGTCTCCCCCGTCTCGTGCCATTCCACGCCGGTCGAACCGTCGGGCAGGACCACCTGTTCCGGCAGGCGCTGGACCACGGTCCACTGGCCGCGGGCCGCGATGTCGGAGAGGACGATGATGAACAGTGCGCCGATCAGGAAGAGCGTCGCGGGATCCGGCAGGCGGTTCCCGACCCGCTCGATGGCGTCGAGGAATCCGCCTGTAGGTGCAGCGCCCGCGGGTGTCGCTCCCGCCGGTGCTGCGCCCGCGGGTGCCGGTTGCTGCTGCGGGGGTGGTTGCCGATTATCGGTATTCATGGCCCTTCCGTGGCGTTTATTGTGGCGAGAGGTACCGCCGAGGCGGGAGGCGCCGCCGTCGCGGGAGGCGCCGCCGTCGCGGGAGGCGCCGCCATCATGGTGATTCGGTCCGGCCTGCTCAGTGCGCGGATCTCGAAGACTTCGCCCGCAACAGGTCGTTCAGCGCAGCCTCCAGGTCCCCTTGTTCGAACTGGAAACCCGATTCCAAAAGCTGTTCGGGTACGACACGCGCGCTCGAGAGCAGCAGGTCGCTTCCCATTTGGCCGAACAACAGGCGGACGGCGAAGGCGGGTACCGAAAAAGGGGTCGGACGATGCAGCACCCGGCCCAGCGTCCGGGTAAATTCCGCGTTGGTGACGGGTTGCGGAGAAACCGCGTTCACGGGACCGGCCAGCACATCCGACTCCAGGGCGTAACGGATGACGGAAACCAGGTCGTCCCGGGTGATCCAGTTCATGTACTGGCGCCCGTCCCCGACCTTTCCGCCCAAAGCCAGCCGGAAGGGCGCACGCATGGCGGCCAGCGCGCCACCCTCCGGGGTCAGCACCATGCCGATGCGAAGGTTGACGACGCGGATCCCGGCGTCTCGGGCCGGTTCCGTCGCCGCTTCCCACTTCCGGCTCACCGTCGGCAGAAACCCGTCCCCCGGCGGCGACGCCTCCCCGAGCGGTTCGTCGCCTCGGTGGCCGTAATAACCGGTGGCCGACGCGCACACCAGGACCGAAGGCGGCGACGCCATCCCGGCGAGAAACGTGCACAGGTTGCGTGTGGGGCCGACGCGGCTGTCCCGGATCCGAGCCTTCTTGGCCTCGGTCCACCGTCCCAGGATCGACTCGCCCGCCAGATGGACAATGGCGTCAATGGAACCGGATTCGTCCCATTCAAAGACGCCTTCCGAGGTGGACCAATAGACCGCCTTGTCGCCGGCCAGGTCCCTGGACCGGACCATGCGAAGGACGCGATGGCCCCGCTGCTCGAGGCAGGGGATCAGCCGGCGGCCGATCAACCCCGATCCGCCGGTAACGAGTGTGGTCATAGTGTGGCGAAAGTTAAAACCGGCACGGCAAGGTGTCAAGGCCGGGGAGACCGCCCGACCTGGCTGCCCGGCCTCCCAGCCCGGCTAATGTGGTTTGACTCGCTTCGACGATTCCCGTAGTATCCAGATAGCGCGGTTGCGTTCCGTGCCGGTCGCCCGTAGACGCCATGGACCGGCCGCGCCTTGACTGCATTGACAGGAAGGGAAACCCGGACTGGAGCGCTGAATTCCCATGCACGTCTACCGGTTGCATCGCACGCAGATCCTGCCCGTATCCCTGGATGCCGCCTGGGATTTCCTGTGCCGGCCCGAGCACCTGCGCGACCTGACCTCTCCGGGTGTCCGGCTGACCGTGACTTCCGATCTCCCGGACCGCATGTACCCGGGTCTCCTCATCACGTACCGGCTCGGACTCTACTCGATGTTCTACTTTAACTGGGTCACGGAAATCACTCAGGCAGAACCACTTAGCTACTTTATTGATGAACAGCGATCGGGTCCGTACAGGTTCTGGCACCATGAACACCGGCTGCGTTCCGTGGAGGGCGGAGTGGAAATGGATGACCTGGTCCATTATGCCTTGCCATTTGGTGTGCTGGGCCGTATGGTACATGCGGCGATCGTGAAGAACCAGCTCAACGCCATTTTCGACTACCGGCGCGAAGCCCTCGCCGATAGATTCGGTACTCCCGTTCGCTGAGGGTTCATACGTTCCCAACGACCAACACAGACTGACTTCTCTCCGTAAATCCCCGGTACCATGAACGACCTCATTATCGTACTTCTGCTGGTCGCGTTCAACGGCTTCTTCGTAGCCGCGGAATTCGCCCTGGTCAAGATCCGGATGGCCGAAATCGAGGTCATGGTCCAGGATGGAAGCCGAATCGCGCAGACCGTCCGGAATATACTGCAGAACCTGGACACCTATCTTTCCTCGTGCCAGCTGGGGGTAACGCTTGGAAGCCTGGGCCTGGGCTGGTTCAGCGAACGGACGGTGGCCGCCCTGCTGGAACCGCTCGTGCTGTCACTGGGTTTTTCCGCGGCGACCGCCCATCTCATCGCGATCCCGCTCGCTCTCGTGGTGATGACTTTCCTGCTCATCACGGCCGGCGAGCTCGTGCCCAAGTTCGTCGCCCTGCAGAAGTACCGGCAGGTGGCGCTGGTCATCGGCATTCCCCTCGTCGTGTTCTACCGGGTGTTCAGGCCCTTCATCTGGCTGCTGAACGTAAGCGCGAATCTCATGCTTAGATGCCTGGGCATCCGGGTGATCGACGCGCACGGGGAATCGTTCACCGAATCGGAACTGCGCATCGCCCTGGTCAGCATGGTGGCCGGCGGGCACGTCTCCCGTCGGGAACGCCGGATCATGGAAAACGTGCTCGACCTCGAGGAAAAGGTGGCCCGGCGCTACATGCTACCCCGCAACCAGATCGTGTTCGTGAACCAGAACGACCCCACCGAAGAGAAACTGCGCGTCGTGGCCGAATCCGGACACACGCGCTTCCCGCTCTGTGACGAGGATCTGGACCAGATCATCGGGATCATTCACGTCAAGGACCTCATGAAGGGCCTTTACGACGAAGACCAGTTCGCCTCCCTGGAAAGTATCGCCCGCGAACCGCTGTTCCTGCCCGAGACCATCCGCCTCGACGCGCTGCTCCTGGAGTTCCAGCGGCGCAATTCCGTACTGGCCGTCCTGGTGGACGAGTTCGGAACGGTTTCCGGGATGATCACGCTGGAGAACGTACTGGAAGAACTGGTGGGCCCGATTCAGGATGAATTCGACAGCGAAGCGCCGCTTATCGTGCGGACGGGACCTCACCGGTTCGAGGTCGATGCCAGTTGCCCCGTCGACCAGGTCGTCCGCGCCTGCGGCCTGGAACTGCCCGATGAACTGACTTCGGATACCACGGGCGGGGTCATGACCGAACTGCTCGGCCACATCCCCAGGCAGGGAGAACAGGTCCGCGCCGGCACACACCTGATGACGGCGCTGCGCGTGGAGCCGACCCGCGTCCAGCGGCTCAGGATCGACCGCATGGCCGGCATGCCCGATGCGGCGGATGCGAATGCGGGAAACGGTCAGGGGTAAGCGCTACTCAACCCGGCCGAGCCGGTCCGGAGAGGAAGCCTCGTCCAGTCTGCTTCGCATCTCGGGGGGCAGTTGCCAACCCGCTCCGCCGCAAACCTCTTCCACGTGTTCCGGCAGGTCCGGCCCCGTCATGGCGGCCGTCACCTCGGGATGGTCCAGGATCCACGCGAAGGCGACCTGCGCGGGGGTTCTACCGAGTTCCGCGGCCACGTCGATCAAGGTGGCGACGAGATCATCGACGGCCGGGGTCATGATCTTCCTGAACCGATCGACGTCCTTCGCCCAGGCCGAACCCGCGGGGGGATCCTCGCCCCGTCTGCACCGGCCCGTAAGCAGGCCGACGGCGATTGGGCTGTACGTCATCATCCCCAGTCCATGCCGGCGGCACCGGTCGAGCAGTTCGGTCTCCACGCCGGTTCGATGGATCAGGTTGTACTGGTTCTGCAGGCATACCGGCGACGCGAAGCCGTGCCGGTCGGCCACCCACAGCGCTTCGACGACCTGGGCGGCCGTGTAATTGCACATGCCGACATACCGGGCCTTGCCCTGCCTCACCACGTCGTTCATGGCGTCCAGGGTCTCGTCCAGGGGCGTGTCGGGATCGAAGTGGTGCAGGAGATAGAGATCGATATGATCCAGCCCCAGGCGCTTCAGCGAACGGTCGATCTCCCGCATGATATGGTAGCGGGAGGTGCCCTTGTCGTTCGGCCCCGGTCCGATCTCGCTCCAGACCTTGCTGGTGATCACCAGGTTGTCCCGCTTGTCCTTCATGGCGGCCAGGGCCTTGCCCAGCACTTCCTCGCACCTGCCTCCGAAGTAGAAGTTCGCGCAGTCGATGAAGTTGATCCCGAGATCCACCGCGGTTTCGATCGTGCGTATGCAGGTTTTCTCGTCCGTCCGGCCGGCCCAGAAGCCCCGGAACGCCGTACCGAGACAAATGGGGGACACGCGCACGCCGTAGCGGCCGAGTTGCCGGTATTCCATGAGTTCCTCTCCGTTTTCGGACGCGGCTGAAGGCCGGAACGCCCCGGTTGCACCGCAGGCGCATGTGTCGCAGGAATGAAACGGTATGGCAATGTAGCGTCTCGCCGATAAATAAAAAGCACTATCTTAATCACGTCGTCCTGGTGCTCCGACCGCCCAGGTCCCGAGACCCCTATCCGGCAGCCCCTGGTCCCGCGGTCCGTTCGAACCGGAACGTCCGGTGCTGTCATGAGCGCTCCCGCAGATCGGGTTACGCGGCGTCCGGCCAGCGTGCGGACCGCATGATCAACTTGACAGGACCCCGGGGCGGCGTATCTATGGCAGTAACACGTTTCCCGGATTTTCGCCGGGTTCGATTTTCGCCG
This genomic window contains:
- a CDS encoding TIGR01777 family protein is translated as MTTLVTGGSGLIGRRLIPCLEQRGHRVLRMVRSRDLAGDKAVYWSTSEGVFEWDESGSIDAIVHLAGESILGRWTEAKKARIRDSRVGPTRNLCTFLAGMASPPSVLVCASATGYYGHRGDEPLGEASPPGDGFLPTVSRKWEAATEPARDAGIRVVNLRIGMVLTPEGGALAAMRAPFRLALGGKVGDGRQYMNWITRDDLVSVIRYALESDVLAGPVNAVSPQPVTNAEFTRTLGRVLHRPTPFSVPAFAVRLLFGQMGSDLLLSSARVVPEQLLESGFQFEQGDLEAALNDLLRAKSSRSAH
- a CDS encoding HlyC/CorC family transporter, producing MNDLIIVLLLVAFNGFFVAAEFALVKIRMAEIEVMVQDGSRIAQTVRNILQNLDTYLSSCQLGVTLGSLGLGWFSERTVAALLEPLVLSLGFSAATAHLIAIPLALVVMTFLLITAGELVPKFVALQKYRQVALVIGIPLVVFYRVFRPFIWLLNVSANLMLRCLGIRVIDAHGESFTESELRIALVSMVAGGHVSRRERRIMENVLDLEEKVARRYMLPRNQIVFVNQNDPTEEKLRVVAESGHTRFPLCDEDLDQIIGIIHVKDLMKGLYDEDQFASLESIAREPLFLPETIRLDALLLEFQRRNSVLAVLVDEFGTVSGMITLENVLEELVGPIQDEFDSEAPLIVRTGPHRFEVDASCPVDQVVRACGLELPDELTSDTTGGVMTELLGHIPRQGEQVRAGTHLMTALRVEPTRVQRLRIDRMAGMPDAADANAGNGQG
- a CDS encoding SRPBCC family protein, which produces MHVYRLHRTQILPVSLDAAWDFLCRPEHLRDLTSPGVRLTVTSDLPDRMYPGLLITYRLGLYSMFYFNWVTEITQAEPLSYFIDEQRSGPYRFWHHEHRLRSVEGGVEMDDLVHYALPFGVLGRMVHAAIVKNQLNAIFDYRREALADRFGTPVR
- a CDS encoding AbgT family transporter translates to MNTDNRQPPPQQQPAPAGAAPAGATPAGAAPTGGFLDAIERVGNRLPDPATLFLIGALFIIVLSDIAARGQWTVVQRLPEQVVLPDGSTGVEWHETGETFRSTSLLSRDGLFWVVANMVENFMRFPPLGVVLVGMLGIGVAERTGMIGALLKAFMLAVPGRLLTPAMVFIGIMSSMTLDAGYVILPPLAAALYKAVGRSPLAGLAAVFAGVSAGFNANLFVTGLDPLLAGLSTAGAQTIDAAYQVAATCNWYFMIVSTVVMTLAGWLVTAWFVERRLAGKPPEEGGPAPASSDGPEEHALTAVEKRGMARASLAFLAVLSAIVFMILWPGAPLHGTGSLFDRWVEAIVPLLLFCFILPGIVYGISVGAIKSDKDAARLLIETIATMAPIIVLAFFAAQFIAYFQYSGLGQMLAMAGGQALGQAQMPAWMLMIAFILVTLAFNLLIGSMSAKYALFAPIFIPMFMMVGISPELTQAAYRIGDSVSNIITPLNPYLVIILVFMRQFVPRGGMGTLITTMLPYTVVFAVIWTVLLVAWMAMGIPLGPAGGLVYIP
- a CDS encoding aldo/keto reductase gives rise to the protein MEYRQLGRYGVRVSPICLGTAFRGFWAGRTDEKTCIRTIETAVDLGINFIDCANFYFGGRCEEVLGKALAAMKDKRDNLVITSKVWSEIGPGPNDKGTSRYHIMREIDRSLKRLGLDHIDLYLLHHFDPDTPLDETLDAMNDVVRQGKARYVGMCNYTAAQVVEALWVADRHGFASPVCLQNQYNLIHRTGVETELLDRCRRHGLGMMTYSPIAVGLLTGRCRRGEDPPAGSAWAKDVDRFRKIMTPAVDDLVATLIDVAAELGRTPAQVAFAWILDHPEVTAAMTGPDLPEHVEEVCGGAGWQLPPEMRSRLDEASSPDRLGRVE